In a single window of the Nocardioides sp. L-11A genome:
- a CDS encoding GatB/YqeY domain-containing protein, translating into MSTLKDQLRTDLTTAMKARDEVRSSTLRMILTAVTNAEVAGKVAKELTDDEVLTVLAAEAKKRREAAVAFEEGDRPESAAKERAEAAVIQDYLPAQLGPEEIATIVTAAVEQAGAAGAGPKAMGQVMGIVQPQVKGRADGAAVAAEVRRQLG; encoded by the coding sequence ATGAGCACCCTCAAGGACCAGCTGCGCACCGACCTCACGACCGCCATGAAGGCCCGCGACGAGGTGCGGTCCTCGACCCTGCGGATGATCCTGACCGCGGTGACCAATGCGGAGGTCGCCGGCAAGGTCGCCAAGGAGCTCACCGACGACGAGGTCCTCACCGTCCTCGCCGCCGAGGCCAAGAAGCGCCGCGAGGCCGCGGTCGCGTTCGAGGAGGGGGACCGTCCCGAGAGCGCCGCCAAGGAGCGCGCCGAGGCGGCGGTGATCCAGGACTACCTGCCCGCGCAGCTCGGTCCGGAGGAGATCGCGACGATCGTGACCGCCGCCGTCGAGCAGGCCGGGGCCGCTGGCGCCGGGCCGAAGGCGATGGGCCAGGTGATGGGCATCGTGCAGCCACAGGTCAAGGGCCGGGCCGACGGCGCCGCCGTCGCCGCGGAGGTACGCCGCCAGCTCGGCTGA
- a CDS encoding metallophosphoesterase, translating to MGFGTALLRTVGAGAALGTAVTSYALWEARQYTLRHVDVRVLPAGMRPLRVLHLSDLHMTPGQARKQEWLRALARLEPDLVVDTGDNLAHRAAVPVVLDSLGGLLERPGVFVHGSNDYFEPGLRNPLGYVLPDNGKRHTSTPQLPWRELSAGLTGAGWVDLTNRRDRLTVGETVLALAGVDDPHLAYDDLAAVAGPADATADLRLALAHAPYLRVLDRFAADGYDAVLAGHTHGGQVRLPWPGDSRAYATNCDLEPARARGLHRHPADARPGDPGSAWLHVSAGLGTNPYTRIRIACRPEATLLTLLPGASSRA from the coding sequence ATGGGATTCGGTACGGCGCTGCTGCGGACCGTCGGCGCCGGGGCCGCCCTCGGGACTGCCGTGACGTCGTACGCGCTCTGGGAGGCGCGTCAGTACACCCTGCGCCACGTCGACGTGCGGGTGCTCCCCGCCGGCATGCGGCCGCTGCGGGTGCTCCACCTCAGCGACCTCCACATGACCCCCGGGCAGGCGCGCAAGCAGGAGTGGCTGCGCGCCCTCGCGCGGCTGGAGCCGGACCTCGTCGTCGACACCGGCGACAACCTCGCCCACCGGGCCGCCGTCCCCGTCGTCCTCGACAGCCTCGGCGGGCTGCTGGAGCGTCCGGGCGTGTTCGTGCACGGCTCGAACGACTACTTCGAGCCCGGGCTCCGCAACCCGCTCGGCTACGTCCTGCCGGACAACGGCAAGCGGCACACCTCGACCCCGCAGCTCCCCTGGCGCGAGCTGAGCGCCGGCCTCACCGGCGCGGGCTGGGTCGACCTCACCAACCGCCGCGACCGGCTCACGGTCGGCGAGACCGTCCTCGCCCTCGCCGGTGTCGACGACCCGCACCTCGCCTACGACGACCTGGCCGCCGTCGCGGGGCCCGCCGATGCCACCGCCGACCTGCGTCTGGCACTCGCCCATGCGCCGTACCTGCGGGTGCTGGACCGGTTCGCCGCCGACGGGTACGACGCCGTCCTCGCCGGCCACACCCACGGCGGCCAGGTCCGGCTCCCCTGGCCCGGCGACTCCCGCGCGTACGCCACCAACTGCGACCTCGAACCCGCCCGGGCCCGTGGCCTGCACCGCCACCCCGCCGACGCACGTCCCGGCGACCCGGGATCGGCCTGGCTGCACGTGTCCGCCGGTCTCGGCACCAACCCGTACACCCGGATCCGGATCGCCTGCCGCCCCGAGGCCACGCTCCTCACCCTGCTGCCGGGTGCGTCGTCTCGCGCCTGA